One window of the Pelobates fuscus isolate aPelFus1 chromosome 12, aPelFus1.pri, whole genome shotgun sequence genome contains the following:
- the LOC134578598 gene encoding LRRN4 C-terminal-like protein — protein sequence MHRQTQLCCLSSILLFLPLCMNTTGSIAFPNDEYKTESWDNNSTQRHTTTTPRWITNQSSGLLLTKITKRPSSTSDIIVYITGGIGDDYYDDEEVPPTRPPHMPVSPCPYDHCKHLEPPCEESQKRAENNCLCPGVQGPTIRPDVPKLRQIVPGDRDVAVSWCSPMSTVHGYRVLHGPQEGLLERGPVLNTSHRFYSIAKLLPGTAYKVCVVAFNRVGESPVDTEDEHFEQDPNTSGPCRIINTTSKYLYIYIGLGLTVLAVLMVLAIIGYCICKRRRGSKTVEWNEADYPY from the coding sequence CTTTGTTGTCTCAGTTCTATCCTGCTTTTTCTGCCTCTGTGTATGAATACTACAGGATCCATAGCTTTTCCCAATGATGAATACAAAACAGAGTCCTGGGATAACAACAGCACTCAGAGACATACAACTACTACTCCAAGATGGATAACCAATCAATCGTCTGGCCTCCTACTTACAAAAATCACAAAGAGACCATCCAGCACGTCAGATATCATTGTGTATATCACAGGTGGGATTGGGGATGATTATTATGATGATGAAGAGGTTCCACCTACTCGCCCTCCGCATATGCCTGTGAGTCCATGCCCATATGACCACTGCAAACACTTGGAACCCCCTTGCGAGGAGTCACAAAAAAGAGCAGAGAACAACTGTCTTTGTCCTGGAGTACAAGGTCCAACAATTCGACCAGATGTTCCCAAGCTGAGGCAGATAGTTCCTGGGGACAGAGATGTGGCTGTAAGCTGGTGCTCTCCAATGTCCACCGTCCATGGATATAGGGTTCTGCATGGTCCCCAAGAGGGTTTGCTAGAGAGAGGACCAGTACTTAATACTTCGCACAGATTTTATTCCATAGCTAAACTTCTCCCAGGAACAGCCTACAAAGTGTGTGTGGTGGCATTTAACAGAGTAGGTGAAAGCCCTGTAGATACAGAAGATGAACATTTTGAACAGGACCCCAATACATCTGGCCCATGCAGGATCATCAATACTACATccaagtatttatatatttacatagggCTGGGACTGACTGTCCTGGCAGTCTTGATGGTGTTGGCTATTATTGGGTACTGCATATGCAAAAGGAGAAGAGGCAGTAAAACTGTTGAATGGAATGAAGCAGATTATCCATACTAG